The nucleotide window GCTGGCCGCCTCCGGTGCCCCCGGTGGCGTCGCCCCCGGCACGCCCTCGCTCGCCGAGATCGCCTGGACCACCCAGACCGGCCGCGACGCCCTGGAGGAACGGCTCGCCCTGGTGGTGGCCGACCGCGGCCAACTCGCCGCCGCACTGCGGGCGTTCCTGGACGGCCGCGAGGACCCGGCCCGCGTCCACCACGGCACCGTCAAGCGTCCGGTGACCGGCCGGGAGAGCGAGGTGCGGCGGGCGCTCGCCGAGCGGGACGCGACCGCGCTGGCCCGGCTGTGGACCGCCGGCGCACCGGTGGAGTGGCGGGCGCTGTACCCGCAGGGCACCCCGCGCCGGGTCGCGCTGCCGTCGTACCCGTTCACCCGGCGCCGCTGCTGGGTGCGGACGGCGGGCGAGGCCGCGCCGGAGCGGCCCGGCGCGGAGTTCACGTACACCGCCGCCTGGCGGCCGGTGCCGGACGCCGGGGCGGGAACGGCCGTGCCGGGCGGGCCGGTGCTGGTGCTCCACCCGGCGGCCGGCCGTCCGCTGGCCGAGGCGCTGGCCGCACGGCACGCCGGGGACCGGGTGGTCCTGGCCGAGCTGGGCACCCGCACGGTCCGCCACGGCGCCGGACGGTGGCAGGTGGACGCCGCCGACCCGGCCGGGTTCGCCGCGCTGCGGGACGAACTGGCCGGGGTGCGCACCGTCTACGTGCTCGGCGGTCTGGCCGGCCACGACCCGGGTGCCGCCACCGGGGGCCTCGCCGAGCTGGACCGGCGCGAGGCGGCCGGGGTGCGGGCGCTCTTCCACTGCGTCCAGCGGCTCGCGGTGCCGCTGGCCGGCGGGCGGGACCTCGCCTGGCGGATCGTGACCTGCGGCGTGTGGTCGGTGGCCGGGGAAGAGGTGGCCGACCCGTACGCGGCCGGGCTGTCCGGGATGGCCCGGGTGCTGGAGAACGAGTACCCCGACTGGCACGCGCCGGTGATCGACCTGCCGGCCCCGCTGCCGGACGCGGACGACGCCGGGGCGTGGGCGCGCGTCGCCGATCTCGTCGCCGGGACCGCGGGGCGCGGCACGCGGATCGCGGTGCGCGACGGGGTGGCGTACCGGCAGGAACTGCGCCCGGTGACGCTGCCGGAGCCGGCCGCCGAGCGGTTCCGCACCGGCGGCACCTACGTGGTGGTCGGCGGCGCCGGCGGCATCGGGCTGGAGTTCGCCCGCCGCCTGGCGCACGACCACGACGCCCGGGTCGCGCTGATCGGCCGCAGCCCGCTGGACGAGGAACGGCGCGCCCGGATCGCCGAGGCCGACCCGGACGGCGGACGACTGCTGTACGTCCAGGCGGACGCCGCCGACCCGGCCGCGCTGCGCGCCGGACTCGCCCGCATCCACGCCGCGTTCGGCCCGGTGCACGGCGTGATCCACTCGGCGCTGGCCAACACCAGCGGCCTGCTGCGCAACCTGGGCGAGGCCGAACTGCGGGCCTGCCTGGCCGCCAAGTCCCAGGTGGCGGTGGCACTCGCCGAGGTCTTCGGCGGTGAACCGCTCGACTTCCTGCTGCTGTTCTCCTCGGTGCAGTCCTTCCTCGGCACCCCCGGCCTGGCCAACTACGCGGCCGGCTCCACCTTCCTGGACGCCTACGCCCAGGCGCTCGACCAGCGCGTGCCCTACCCGGTGCGCAGCGTCAACTGGGGCTACTGGGGCACCGTCGGCGCGGTCTCCGGCGAGAAGTGGCGCACCACGCTGACCCGGCAGGGGTTCTTGTCGATCACGCCGCGCGAGGGATGGCGCACCGTGCTGCGGGCGCTGCGCGGCGACCCGGCGCAGGTGCTGGCGCTGCCGGCCGAGGCGCCGCTGCTGGAACGCCTCGGGCTGGCCGCCGCGGAGCCCCCTTCCGCAGAGCTGCCCGGCACGGCGCTCGCCCGGCGCGCGGCGGCTCCGGTGACCGACGGCTCCCCGGCCATCGGCGACTACCACGCCCTGGAACGGGCCACCGCCCGCGTCGCGGCCGGCCGGCTGCTGCGCGTCCTCGACACGATGGGCGCCTGGCCGGCCACCCCCGACGCGGCCGACGCGGACACCATCGCCCAGCGCACCGGCGTCGTCCCCCGCTACCGCCGGCTGCTCGACGAGATCCTGGTGATCCTGCGCGACGCCGGCCAGGTACGCCAGGACCAGGGCCGGTTCACCCCCGACCCCGGCGCGCTGGACGCCTGCCGCCGCGCCGACCACACCGCGGAACTGGACCGGCTGGCCGACGGATCGGGGCCGCTGGACGTCTTCCCCCGGCTCCTCGCCCTGTGCCTGGGCCGCTACCCCGAGCTGCTGCGCGGCGAACTCCTCGCCACCGACCTGCTCTTCCCCGCCTCCGGCATGTCGCTGATGGAGGGCGTCTACAAGGGCAACCCGATCAGCGACCTGTACAACGACACGCTGGGCGCCGCCGTGCTGGCGTACGTCACCGCGCGCGTGCCGCACCTGGCGCCGGGCGAGAAGATCCGCCTGCTGGAGGTGGGCGCCGGCACCGGAGGCACCTCGGCCGGGCTGCTGACGGCGCTCGACCCGTACGCCGACCACCTCGACTACTGCTACACCGACCTGTCGGCCGCCTTCCTCGACCACGGCCGCCGCGCCTACGCCGAGGGCCGTCCGTACCTGCGCTTCAAGCGGCTCGACGCGGGCCGCCCGCTGACCGCCCAGGGCTTCGAGGCCGGCGGCTACGACCTGGTGGTCGCCGCCAACGTCCTCCACACCACCCGGGACGTCGAACGCACGGTCGGCGGCGTCAAGGCGGCGCTGCGCCCCGGCGGCTGGCTGGTGCTCAACGAACTCACCACGGTGACCGCGCAGATGACGCTCACCATGGGCCTGTTCGACGGCTGGTGGCAGCACGACGACGCGCACCGCCGGCTCCCCGGCTCCCCGCTGCTCGACGCCCCCGGCTGGCACCGGCTGCTGACCGGGCTGGGGTACGAGGACGTGGTGGCGCTGCCGGAGGAGGCGGCGCGCGGGCTCAACTTCCAGCACGTGGTGGTGGCCCGCGGCGACGGCGCGGCGGTGCCGGAGCCGGCCGGCGCGCCCGGGGCGGCCGAGGTGTCCGCCGCCGAGGCGGTCAGTGCCGACGCGGCCGGGGACGACGCCGTCACCCGTTTCCGGCACGAGCTGACCCGGCTCACCTCGCAGACCTCCGGCATCGCGCTGGAGGACCTCGACCCCGACCAGGACCTGGGCTCCTTCGGCTTCGACTCGATCAGCTACACGCTGCTGGCCGGACGCCTCAACGAGACCTTCGGCCTGGGGATCACCCCGACCGTCTTCTACGAGACGGCCACCTTGCGGGCGCTGATCGACAAGCTCGCCGCCGACCACCCCGAGGTGCTGCGCGCCCGCTACGGCGACCGCCCGGGCCCGCAGGCCCCCGCCCCCGTTCCCGTACCGTCGCCGTCGCCGTCGCCGGAGCGGCCGGAACGGGCGGAGCGGCCGGACGGGGACGACGCGGTGGTCGTCGTCGGCATGGCCGGACTGCTGCCCGGCAGCGACGACCTGGACGACTTCTGGCGCCATCTGGTGGCCGGCGACGACCTGGTCACCGCGATCCCGGCGGACCGCCCGGCCGCGTTGCGGGCGCTGCCCCACCGGGGCGGCTTCGTCGACGGGGTGGACCGCTTCGACCCGCTGTTCTTCGGCATCTCGCCGCGCGAGGCGGAGGGCATGGACCCGCAGCAGCGGCTGCTGCTCCAGACCGTCTGGGCGGCGCTGGAGGACGCCGGCATCGCCCCCGGCACCCTGGCCGGATCCGACACCGGGCTGTTCATCGGCGCCGGTTCCACCGACTACCAGGAGCTCCAACTGGCCGCGGGCGTCGAGCCGGACGCCTTCGGGGCCACCGCCAACACCCACTCCATCCTGGTCAACCGCGTCTCCCACCTGCTCGACCTGCACGGCCCCAGCGAGCCGGTCAACACCGCCTGCTCCAGCTCGCTGGTGGCGCTGCACCGGGCGGCCGAGGCGATCCGGAGCGGCGCCTGCGAGGTCGCCGTGGCCGGCGGCATCAACGTCATCCTCTCCCCCCACAACTACCTGCTGCTCGACCGCACGGGCATGCTCAGCCCGGACGGCGCCTGCAAGACCTTCGACGCCTCGGCCGACGGCTTCGTCCGCGGCGAGGGCGTCGGCCTGGTGGTGCTCACCAGCGCCCGGCGGGCGGCCCGGGCCGGCCACCGGGTACGCGGCCGGCTGCTGGGCAGCGCGGTCAACCACGGCGGCCGGGCCCGCTCGCTCACCGCCCCCAACCCGGCCAGCCAGGCGAAGATGCTGGTGGCCGCCTACCGGCGGGCCGGGGTGGACCCGACCACCGTCGGCTACCTGGAGACCCACGGCACCGGCACCTCGCTGGGCGACTCGGTCGAGGTCAGCGGGTTGAAGACGGCCTTCGCCGAGCTGCTGCGGGAGGCCGGGACGACACCGCCGGCCGAGCCGTGGTGCGCCCTGGGCGCGGTGAAGACCACCATCGGCCACCTGGAGTCGGCGGCCGGCATCGCCGGAGTGCTCAAGGTGCTGCTCGCCATGGAGCACGGCACGCTGCCGCCCTCCCCGCACGTCCGCGAGGTCAACCCCTACCTCCAGCTCGACGGCAGCCCCTTCCACCTGCTCGGCGAGGCCACCGCCTGGCCCCGGCGGCGGGACGGCGGCGGCCGGGAGATCCCGCGCCGGGCCGGGGTCAGCTCCTTCGGGTACGGCGGGGTCAACGCCCACGTGGTGCTGGAGGAGCCGCGGCCGGTGGCCGACGGCGGTCAACAGCCGCCCGCCGTACCGGTGTTCCCGCTGTCCGCCCGTACCCCTGGGGCGCTGCGCCGCCGGGCCGCCGACCTCGCCGCACACCTGGCGGACGCCGCCGCGCCGGCCCTGGCCGACGTGGCGTACACCCTCCAGACCGGCCGGGACCCCATGGAGCACCGGCTGGCCGTGGTGGCCCGCGACACCGCCGCGCTGACGGCCGCGCTCACCCGGTTCGCCGCCGACGGCACCGCCGACCCGGCCGCCGGGGTCTTCACCGGCGAGGCCGTCCCCGGCGACCCGCCGGCCGCGCGGGGCACCGCCCCCGAGGAACTGGCCGGTGCCTGGGCCGCCGGGGCCCGGGTCGACTGGGCGGCGCGGTACGCCGGGCACCCGGCGCGGCTGGTGCCGTTGCCGACGTATCCGTTCGAGACGACGCGGTACTGGTTCGAGGAGCCGCCCGCCCCGGCGGCCGAGCTGGCCGCGCCCGGCGCCGTTCCGTCGTACGTACCGGGGTGGACGCCGCTGGAGGGCGCGCTGCCGGAGCCGGAGGCGGTGGACGGGCCGGTGTGGCTGGCCGGCACCGAGGAGTCGGCGGCGACGGCGGACGCGCTGGCCCGGCTGCTGGCGCCGCGCCAGGTGGTGCGGGTGCGGCTGGACGGGCCGGACCCGGTGGACTTCGACGCGCTACCGGCGCCGGGCGCGGTGTACTTCCTCGGCGGGGTGCGGCGGCCCGCGATCGGCGGGGTGCTGGAGCAGACCGCCGAGCTGGCGGCCGGTGAGGCCACCGGGGTGCTCGCCGCGTTCCGGCTGGTCAGGTCGGTGCTGGGCCGCCCCGGTGCCGGGCGCGGGCTGACCTTGACGCTGGTCACCAGCGACGCCTGCCCGGTCGCCGGCCGCCCGGTGCGCAACCCGTACCAGGCGCAGCTGTGGGGGTTCGCCCGCGCGGTGCGCCACGAGTGCGCCGCGTGGCGGGTGGCCGTGGCCGACCTGGACTGGGACGAGACGGTACGGGACCCGCACGGCGCGGCCCGCCGGGTGCTGGCGGCCTCCGCCGTGCCCGGCGGCGAACTCGCGGTGCGCGACGGGCGGGCCCACCGCCCCCTCCTGCGCCCGGCGGCCCGGCCGGACGCGCCCCGCGACCGGTTCCGGGAGAACGGCCTGTACCTGATCACCGGCGGCGCCGGGGACATCGGCTCGGACGTCGCCGGGCACCTGGTGCGGCGGTACGGCGCCCGGGTGGCGCTGCTCGGCCGGGGCCCGCTGGACGCCGGCCGGCGCGCCCGGCTCGCGGTGCTCGACCCGGGCGGCGAGCGCGCCCGTTACTTCCAGGGCGACGCGGCCGACCCGGCCCGGCTGCGGGCGGTGGCCGACGAGGCGGCGGCCTGGGCCGGGCGCCCGGTGGACGGCGTCCTGCACGCCGCCAACGTGCTGCGCGACCAGGCGCTGCACACCGCGGACGAGGCCCGGTTCCGGGAGGGTCTGGAGTCCAAGACCCGCACCACGGCCGCGCTCGTGGAGGCGTTCGGCGACCGGCGCCTCGACTTCCTGCTGGTCTTCTCCTCCGTGCAGTCGTTCCTGGGCAACCCCGGGCAGAGCGGCTACGCGGCGGCGTGCACGTTCCAGGACGCCTACGCCCACGCGCTGGCCGGCCGGCTGCCGTACCCGGTGCGGGTCGTCGACTGGGGCGTGTGGGGCTCCTCCGCGCTGGCCGAGCGCCACCGCGAACGGATGGAGCAGGCCGGCGTCATACCGATCCCGCCCTCTTCGGGGCTGCAAGCGATGACCGATGTCCTCGGCCAGGAGGTAGTGCAAGTGGCGGTGGTTTCCGGGAACGAGAGGTTCCTGGCCGCGCTCGGCGTGGCGGACCGGACGAGTACGCCGCAGGCGGCCCCGGCCCAGGCCCCGGCCGGCCGGACGGACCCGGACGGGCCGTGGTGGGCCGAGCGGCTGCGGGCGGACGTGCACGCGCTGGTGTGCGAGGCGGCCAAGGCCGGGCCCGAACTCCTGCGCCCGGACGCCCAGTTGAGCCGATTCGGCTTCGACTCGATCGCGTACACCCGGCTCAGCCACACCTTCAACGACGCCTTCGGGCTGGAGGTGACGCCCGCGTTCTTCTTCGGCGTGGCCACCTCCGACGAGCTGGCGGAGAAGACCGCGCGCAGCCATCCGGACGAGCTGACGGCGCACTACGGCGGGCAGGACCCGGCCGCCGCCGAACCGGCGCCGACGACCGTGGAACCGGCGGCCGTTCCGCAGACGCCCGCCCCGGCTCCCGCCGCCCCGGCGCCCCGCGCGCTGCCCGACGACGACGCCGTCGCCGTGGTCGGCATGGCCGGACGCATGCCGCAGTCGGACGACCTGGCCGAGTTCTGGGCCCATCTGACGGCCGGCGACGACCTGGTGACCGAGATCCCGCCGGACCGCTGGAACTGGCGGGACATCTACGGCGAGCCCGCCGACGGCGAGTTCCGGACGGTCGTCAAGTGGGGCGGCTTCATGCGCGGGGTCGACGAGTTCGACCCGATGTTCTTCGGCATCTCGCCGCGTGAGGCGGAGGCGATGGACCCGCAGCACCGGCTCTTCCTCCAGGCCGTGTGGTCCTGCCTGGACGACGCGGCGATCCGCCCGTCCGCGCTGGCCGGCACCGACACCGGGGTCTTCCTGGGCGCCTGCACCTACGACTACTTCGAGGTGCAGCACGCCCTGGGCACCCCGCTGGACGGCTACAACTCCACCGGCCGGGCGCACGCGGTGATGGCCAACCGGGTCTCCTACCTGCTGGACCTGCGCGGGCCCAGCGAGACGGTGGACACCGCCTGCTCCTCCTCGCTGGTGGCGCTGCACCGCGCGGTGGAGGCGATCCGGCACGGCGACTGCGAACTCGCCTTCGCCGGCGGGGTCCAGCTGCTCGCCTCGCCCACCCTCTTCGTCGACATGAGCCAGGCCGACATGCTCAGCCCCAACGGCC belongs to Streptantibioticus cattleyicolor NRRL 8057 = DSM 46488 and includes:
- a CDS encoding SDR family NAD(P)-dependent oxidoreductase, with amino-acid sequence MEAHLPIRSRLTLTSANPLVADHRVHGVRTLPGVTFLDIVHRLLAARGIDPATSELRDILFTEPVVTTEEFDREIEVEVAPHGDHHQVTARSRDLRDGRPTGAGWHRHLQARLRLDVPFPAADLALDEVRRRAARQEDVERVYTLGRAAEIRHYPFMKALGTIHHHDGGVLADLALGEEARAGHQDFLLHPALLDASTMQSYALAFTGEESDPRPLIPFHIASFRAAGPLGDACVADLRVTDPVARAADVLHVDIGLHDARGRLVARFERLALKRIRSRELITRLTRPEERPAAPEPPAPPVVPAAAPEPAAGDHLELVRGQVVAAVREVLGDPGAAVETDRGFYELGLESVHLLGLVRALEERWGIELYPTLLFEYTTVDSVAEHLAGKVPVAASAAAPEPAPAPVPDADADAAGTLCFAGEWSPARAAPAAPAPAGPLLVLDEDDDLAGALAATADVVLALPGTGFRRLRPGVYEVRPDAVEDHRRLLADLAAEGRAPRAVVHRRPAPDPAGLPEAVEHACVALLTACRALLETPGEDPLPLLHLAAAATPAAATVPGALAGLAATVRIEQPRLRPTVVELAGPADLAEVVSRELADTTEAWVRHEDGRRLVRRYRELQLDGAAGELPLREGGVYLVGGGSGGLARLFAARLAGTPGARVVLFGRSEPDEATTAALRALGRDGSRVEYVRADVTDAAQVARLVADVRARYGAVHGVVHAAGVLRDALVRHKTADEVRDVLAPKVRGAVHLDEATAAEPLDFFALFSSVTGTVGNAGQADYAAANAFLHAYARHRAAAGRPGRTLALGWPLWADGGMRTDAATEAYFRRHGQTPLTQGPGTAAFLAALRHGGEEFVLFHGDRERVLRSLDPAVPGAPFTLRMAEAHRAPAAPAAAPVPAADRDIAVIGLAGRYPMAADVDRLWENLLAGRDCVTEIPDDRWPREGFFHPERNTPGRSYSRWGGFLADADRFDPHFFQITPREAESMDPQERLFLETVWHTMEDAGYTRERLAGGRVGVFAGVMFNQYQMLGLDAPGQLPMLPTSFSSSVANRVSYFFDFHGPSLALDTMCSSSLTAIHLACQSLLSGECDTAFAGGVNVAAHPYKYLYLSQAGFVSGDGRCRSFGEGGDGYVPGEGVGAVLLKPLAKALADGDRIHGVIKGSAVNHGGRSGGYTVPNPAAQAELVREALERAGVTPDGIGYLEAHGTGTALGDPIELTALDRAFGAAGTGTAPVPIGSVKSNVGHLEPAAGIAGLTKVLLQMRHRTLAPSLHAEPLNPKVDWAGSRFRVQRAAEPWQPRTRPDGTREPLRAGISAFGAGGANGHLIVEEPPAAAEEPSTARATGPYVVVLSARKKENLRRLAERHLERLTAPGAGSAASDVLPRLRTLAAELFGLAGPVLDAGVTLDEWGLDAADLRRFELEIGERLAGEAPRLDLGSTLEEIAGRLAASGAPGGVAPGTPSLAEIAWTTQTGRDALEERLALVVADRGQLAAALRAFLDGREDPARVHHGTVKRPVTGRESEVRRALAERDATALARLWTAGAPVEWRALYPQGTPRRVALPSYPFTRRRCWVRTAGEAAPERPGAEFTYTAAWRPVPDAGAGTAVPGGPVLVLHPAAGRPLAEALAARHAGDRVVLAELGTRTVRHGAGRWQVDAADPAGFAALRDELAGVRTVYVLGGLAGHDPGAATGGLAELDRREAAGVRALFHCVQRLAVPLAGGRDLAWRIVTCGVWSVAGEEVADPYAAGLSGMARVLENEYPDWHAPVIDLPAPLPDADDAGAWARVADLVAGTAGRGTRIAVRDGVAYRQELRPVTLPEPAAERFRTGGTYVVVGGAGGIGLEFARRLAHDHDARVALIGRSPLDEERRARIAEADPDGGRLLYVQADAADPAALRAGLARIHAAFGPVHGVIHSALANTSGLLRNLGEAELRACLAAKSQVAVALAEVFGGEPLDFLLLFSSVQSFLGTPGLANYAAGSTFLDAYAQALDQRVPYPVRSVNWGYWGTVGAVSGEKWRTTLTRQGFLSITPREGWRTVLRALRGDPAQVLALPAEAPLLERLGLAAAEPPSAELPGTALARRAAAPVTDGSPAIGDYHALERATARVAAGRLLRVLDTMGAWPATPDAADADTIAQRTGVVPRYRRLLDEILVILRDAGQVRQDQGRFTPDPGALDACRRADHTAELDRLADGSGPLDVFPRLLALCLGRYPELLRGELLATDLLFPASGMSLMEGVYKGNPISDLYNDTLGAAVLAYVTARVPHLAPGEKIRLLEVGAGTGGTSAGLLTALDPYADHLDYCYTDLSAAFLDHGRRAYAEGRPYLRFKRLDAGRPLTAQGFEAGGYDLVVAANVLHTTRDVERTVGGVKAALRPGGWLVLNELTTVTAQMTLTMGLFDGWWQHDDAHRRLPGSPLLDAPGWHRLLTGLGYEDVVALPEEAARGLNFQHVVVARGDGAAVPEPAGAPGAAEVSAAEAVSADAAGDDAVTRFRHELTRLTSQTSGIALEDLDPDQDLGSFGFDSISYTLLAGRLNETFGLGITPTVFYETATLRALIDKLAADHPEVLRARYGDRPGPQAPAPVPVPSPSPSPERPERAERPDGDDAVVVVGMAGLLPGSDDLDDFWRHLVAGDDLVTAIPADRPAALRALPHRGGFVDGVDRFDPLFFGISPREAEGMDPQQRLLLQTVWAALEDAGIAPGTLAGSDTGLFIGAGSTDYQELQLAAGVEPDAFGATANTHSILVNRVSHLLDLHGPSEPVNTACSSSLVALHRAAEAIRSGACEVAVAGGINVILSPHNYLLLDRTGMLSPDGACKTFDASADGFVRGEGVGLVVLTSARRAARAGHRVRGRLLGSAVNHGGRARSLTAPNPASQAKMLVAAYRRAGVDPTTVGYLETHGTGTSLGDSVEVSGLKTAFAELLREAGTTPPAEPWCALGAVKTTIGHLESAAGIAGVLKVLLAMEHGTLPPSPHVREVNPYLQLDGSPFHLLGEATAWPRRRDGGGREIPRRAGVSSFGYGGVNAHVVLEEPRPVADGGQQPPAVPVFPLSARTPGALRRRAADLAAHLADAAAPALADVAYTLQTGRDPMEHRLAVVARDTAALTAALTRFAADGTADPAAGVFTGEAVPGDPPAARGTAPEELAGAWAAGARVDWAARYAGHPARLVPLPTYPFETTRYWFEEPPAPAAELAAPGAVPSYVPGWTPLEGALPEPEAVDGPVWLAGTEESAATADALARLLAPRQVVRVRLDGPDPVDFDALPAPGAVYFLGGVRRPAIGGVLEQTAELAAGEATGVLAAFRLVRSVLGRPGAGRGLTLTLVTSDACPVAGRPVRNPYQAQLWGFARAVRHECAAWRVAVADLDWDETVRDPHGAARRVLAASAVPGGELAVRDGRAHRPLLRPAARPDAPRDRFRENGLYLITGGAGDIGSDVAGHLVRRYGARVALLGRGPLDAGRRARLAVLDPGGERARYFQGDAADPARLRAVADEAAAWAGRPVDGVLHAANVLRDQALHTADEARFREGLESKTRTTAALVEAFGDRRLDFLLVFSSVQSFLGNPGQSGYAAACTFQDAYAHALAGRLPYPVRVVDWGVWGSSALAERHRERMEQAGVIPIPPSSGLQAMTDVLGQEVVQVAVVSGNERFLAALGVADRTSTPQAAPAQAPAGRTDPDGPWWAERLRADVHALVCEAAKAGPELLRPDAQLSRFGFDSIAYTRLSHTFNDAFGLEVTPAFFFGVATSDELAEKTARSHPDELTAHYGGQDPAAAEPAPTTVEPAAVPQTPAPAPAAPAPRALPDDDAVAVVGMAGRMPQSDDLAEFWAHLTAGDDLVTEIPPDRWNWRDIYGEPADGEFRTVVKWGGFMRGVDEFDPMFFGISPREAEAMDPQHRLFLQAVWSCLDDAAIRPSALAGTDTGVFLGACTYDYFEVQHALGTPLDGYNSTGRAHAVMANRVSYLLDLRGPSETVDTACSSSLVALHRAVEAIRHGDCELAFAGGVQLLASPTLFVDMSQADMLSPNGRCRTFDAAADGIARGEGVGVVLLKRLSAAIADGDVIHGVIRGSAVNHGGRTNSLTAPNPEAQAAVVVKAHRRAGTDPRTVTYVETHGTGTALGDPVEIDGLKSAFATLYRDWGVTGEPAAHCALGAVKSNTGHLEAAAGMAGLLKLLLAMRYGTLPKNLHLETVNPYLRLDGSPFHLLDEARPWLRPRDERGAPVPRRGAVSSFGIGGVNAHVVVEEYLPEPSDAAAREGGPGVFVLSARDADRLREYAARFQAWLAEPPAHVGLDAVTRTVQTGREAMAHRLAIVADGLADLRTKLTRWLDGEQDVAGVVTGTAGEPGGAAQALLDGPEGREYVRMVVAVRKWDKLARLWTAGVDLDWSALWTGREAPRRVPLPAYAFARERYWVRPGARFDHAQAAGLTAAPPEPVTAPDPVPAPEPVTAPEPAPAPAPAPGAATGYAGPSGTAPVVLPDEDAPVVPAGELTGLEERITGLLARHLGVERGRLAPERSLVEYGVDSLGLRRLARALNAEFGIRIPARFFTTNGSVRGIARKLAEAFPAELGGTVPQAAPKEDGADVRSLLAGLRDGRLDVAGALQELEKGTLR